Proteins from a genomic interval of Micromonospora sp. NBC_00389:
- a CDS encoding molybdenum cofactor biosysynthesis protein gives MPQIVELLASPVHRFLGRPTDGPAPAPPGELVDVVRIRAGLGIVGDRYFGQPAHRDASVTVIARESLPPGVGLAEVRRNVLTTGIAVDELIGKVLVLDSGDGPVSLRVNRAARPCAWMDVTVGPGAWKALRTTGGIRCTPLTDGTLRIGPVDVTIERSPAP, from the coding sequence ATGCCGCAGATCGTCGAGTTGCTGGCCTCGCCCGTGCACCGCTTCCTGGGCCGGCCCACCGACGGCCCGGCGCCGGCGCCGCCCGGTGAGCTGGTCGACGTGGTCCGGATCCGGGCCGGCCTCGGCATCGTCGGCGACCGGTACTTCGGCCAGCCCGCGCACCGCGACGCCAGCGTGACGGTGATCGCCCGGGAGTCGTTGCCACCCGGCGTCGGCCTGGCGGAGGTCCGGCGCAACGTCCTCACCACCGGCATCGCGGTGGACGAGCTGATCGGCAAGGTGCTGGTCCTGGACTCCGGTGACGGCCCGGTCAGCCTGCGGGTCAACCGGGCCGCCCGGCCGTGCGCGTGGATGGACGTCACGGTCGGCCCGGGGGCGTGGAAGGCGCTGCGCACCACCGGCGGCATCCGCTGCACACCACTCACCGACGGCACCCTGCGCATCGGGCCGGTCGACGTCACCATCGAGCGGTCGCCCGCGCCCTAG
- a CDS encoding YbaB/EbfC family nucleoid-associated protein produces the protein MAADQVSGDFSRMLDATMQALAAVSAPTDDVPADPPAGEAADGQVRAELGPDGRLRSLWVEPRLMRLGSVELTEHITTAVNAAIDAMRGATVPPQVGDLTQLREQLAEVRDTAVPRLGSFLQALTDAQERMVRGGPK, from the coding sequence ATGGCGGCGGATCAGGTCAGCGGCGACTTCAGCCGCATGTTGGACGCGACGATGCAGGCGCTGGCGGCGGTCAGCGCTCCGACCGACGACGTACCGGCCGACCCGCCGGCCGGCGAGGCAGCGGACGGCCAGGTCCGCGCCGAGCTGGGCCCGGACGGTCGGCTGCGCTCGCTCTGGGTGGAGCCCCGGCTGATGCGGCTCGGTTCGGTGGAGCTGACCGAACACATCACCACCGCCGTCAACGCGGCGATCGACGCGATGCGGGGTGCCACGGTGCCCCCGCAGGTCGGTGACCTGACGCAGCTGCGGGAGCAGTTGGCGGAGGTCCGGGACACGGCGGTGCCGCGCCTGGGGTCGTTCCTCCAGGCACTGACCGATGCGCAGGAGCGGATGGTCCGGGGCGGCCCGAAATGA
- a CDS encoding WXG100-like domain-containing protein — MGLQLPGELVTALSWIGYSWPEGDEEKLFEMGQAWIDFAGRIGATAGEADAGATQVWSQNLGPAVQAFQGWWTGEQSGPSVLRDAAQAAVILGAGLIICAAIVLALKIQVIVQLAILAFQVAQAIATAVATFGATLAEIPIFQMITREIVGLLIDQVIGQLLDA; from the coding sequence GTGGGCTTGCAGCTGCCGGGTGAGTTGGTCACCGCGCTGAGCTGGATCGGCTACTCCTGGCCGGAGGGCGACGAGGAGAAGCTCTTCGAGATGGGCCAGGCGTGGATCGACTTCGCCGGCCGGATCGGCGCCACGGCCGGCGAGGCGGACGCGGGCGCGACCCAGGTGTGGTCGCAGAACCTCGGCCCGGCGGTGCAGGCGTTCCAGGGCTGGTGGACCGGTGAGCAGAGTGGGCCGTCGGTGCTTCGGGACGCTGCTCAGGCGGCCGTCATTCTCGGCGCCGGCCTGATCATCTGCGCGGCGATCGTCCTGGCGTTGAAGATTCAGGTGATCGTGCAGCTGGCGATCCTCGCGTTTCAGGTGGCGCAGGCGATCGCGACCGCGGTGGCCACCTTCGGGGCCACGCTGGCCGAGATCCCGATCTTTCAGATGATCACTCGCGAGATCGTCGGTCTGCTGATCGACCAGGTCATCGGGCAGCTTCTCGATGCCTAG
- a CDS encoding endonuclease, which yields MPSKPRSGRGAAPKPAAGKIVSAAVKKLEKPKVRVTGPDHSLPTKVIQVTRKDFHATSQFRRKMAALQKLSDEGKLYKATNPVERDKSITDGYKERIRQKIWDKYWPHDKDLANRLSERLSSYHPDHVWELQLGGPDTVENLKLLHGRTNTDIGSQIWGQIQNLPDGTPIRIEVVD from the coding sequence ATGCCTAGCAAGCCGAGGAGTGGTCGCGGCGCGGCCCCGAAGCCGGCCGCCGGCAAGATCGTCAGCGCGGCCGTCAAGAAGCTCGAGAAGCCGAAGGTCCGGGTGACCGGGCCGGATCACAGCCTGCCGACGAAGGTGATCCAGGTCACGCGCAAGGACTTCCACGCCACCTCGCAGTTCCGGCGCAAGATGGCGGCGCTGCAGAAGCTCAGCGACGAGGGCAAGCTCTACAAGGCCACCAACCCGGTCGAGCGGGACAAGAGCATCACCGACGGTTACAAGGAGCGGATCCGGCAGAAGATCTGGGACAAGTACTGGCCACACGACAAGGATCTGGCCAACCGGCTGAGTGAACGGCTCAGCAGCTACCACCCGGACCACGTGTGGGAGCTCCAACTCGGTGGGCCGGACACCGTTGAGAATCTCAAGTTGCTGCATGGTAGAACCAACACGGACATCGGCTCGCAGATCTGGGGGCAGATCCAGAACTTGCCGGACGGCACCCCGATCCGAATAGAGGTGGTGGATTGA
- a CDS encoding SUKH-4 family immunity protein: protein MTPELHQLIEELRADLVEDQPANLGYAQFGDGAATDALPADLPAGLRDLLLVADGLRAGRIELASTSTLAGIQYHLDYAPAFSSIPEDRAGWLVIGTHSDEPIFMDRGTGAIWYFTPTGTEWFMSDAFEELAPDLDSFVHYYLLGPGYAELTPADDRWWAFLGQQGLLDEDDEEEADDPDAEPGR from the coding sequence TTGACCCCCGAGCTGCACCAGCTCATCGAGGAGCTGCGGGCCGACCTGGTTGAGGACCAGCCGGCAAATCTGGGGTACGCCCAGTTCGGCGACGGCGCGGCCACCGACGCCCTGCCGGCCGACCTTCCGGCGGGCCTGCGGGACCTCCTGCTGGTGGCCGACGGGCTGCGCGCCGGTCGGATCGAGTTGGCGTCCACATCGACCCTCGCCGGCATCCAGTACCACCTCGACTACGCGCCGGCCTTCTCCTCCATTCCCGAGGACCGGGCGGGGTGGCTGGTGATCGGCACCCACAGCGACGAGCCGATCTTCATGGATCGCGGCACCGGCGCCATCTGGTACTTCACGCCGACCGGCACCGAGTGGTTCATGTCGGACGCCTTCGAGGAGCTCGCCCCCGACCTCGACTCCTTCGTGCACTACTACCTGCTCGGCCCGGGCTACGCCGAGCTGACCCCCGCCGACGACCGATGGTGGGCCTTCCTCGGCCAGCAGGGCCTGCTCGACGAGGACGACGAAGAAGAGGCGGACGACCCCGACGCGGAGCCCGGGCGGTGA
- a CDS encoding SUKH-4 family immunity protein: protein MTVTREELVALWGERGVIYFPDQRFDAILGPLGPETFPPYGALPVEVPILFTVDVSAPDVELFSTLRIEVGDEAPRAYVVLGSSPEDPMLLFCLEAATGAVVLLDLQTPNLETVNSSFAAFVEFLYRLGQLIATDPGGRERAARAARIRIDLREVDPTAFAEPESWWSLAFDELESTT, encoded by the coding sequence GTGACGGTCACCCGCGAGGAGTTGGTCGCGCTGTGGGGCGAGCGGGGCGTCATCTACTTCCCCGACCAGCGCTTCGACGCGATCCTGGGCCCGTTGGGGCCGGAGACGTTCCCGCCGTACGGCGCCCTGCCGGTCGAGGTGCCGATCCTGTTCACGGTCGACGTCTCCGCCCCCGACGTGGAGCTCTTCTCCACCCTGCGGATCGAGGTGGGCGACGAGGCGCCGCGCGCGTACGTCGTGCTGGGCAGCTCGCCCGAGGACCCGATGCTGCTGTTCTGCCTGGAGGCGGCGACCGGCGCGGTGGTGCTGCTCGACCTGCAGACGCCGAACCTGGAGACGGTCAACAGCAGCTTCGCCGCGTTCGTGGAGTTCCTGTACCGGCTGGGCCAGCTCATCGCCACCGACCCGGGTGGCCGGGAGCGGGCGGCCCGTGCCGCGCGGATTCGCATCGATCTGCGGGAGGTCGACCCGACGGCGTTCGCCGAGCCGGAATCCTGGTGGAGCCTGGCGTTCGACGAGCTGGAGTCCACGACCTGA
- a CDS encoding nuclear transport factor 2 family protein, whose amino-acid sequence MDPDQEDGTMPDSEREAELFDAERTLQAAQRAGDVAALDQLLVDQLIAIGPDGGKLTKRDDLTAHRDRTSVVQELVEEELDLLVVGSTGVTFFLGRVAGVYDGVPFAARLRYTRTWVHDDRHGWRVLAAHISPV is encoded by the coding sequence GTGGACCCTGATCAGGAGGACGGCACCATGCCGGACAGCGAACGCGAGGCGGAACTGTTCGACGCTGAGCGCACCCTGCAGGCCGCCCAGCGGGCCGGCGACGTCGCGGCCCTCGACCAGTTGCTCGTCGACCAGCTGATCGCCATCGGCCCGGACGGCGGCAAGCTCACCAAGCGGGACGACCTGACCGCGCACCGGGACCGGACCTCGGTCGTCCAGGAGCTGGTCGAGGAGGAACTGGACCTGCTCGTCGTCGGGTCGACCGGGGTGACGTTCTTCCTGGGCCGGGTGGCCGGGGTGTACGACGGCGTGCCGTTCGCGGCGCGCCTGCGGTACACCCGGACCTGGGTCCACGACGACAGACACGGCTGGCGGGTGCTGGCCGCACACATCAGCCCGGTCTGA
- a CDS encoding ATP-binding protein — protein sequence MPSDRREARKLTEQYASARIPDTMAYQAATDLHALRAFVCTGALARGLPPHRVELLTLAVSELATNTLQHTTGGGRVRLWAEADQLICDVVDQGPMRAFGRDMPPADAVRGRGLAIVEQVCDEVAVLAEPEGTVVRIRLGL from the coding sequence ATGCCGTCCGACCGGCGGGAGGCCCGCAAGCTCACCGAGCAGTACGCGTCCGCTCGGATCCCGGACACCATGGCGTACCAGGCGGCGACCGACCTGCACGCGCTGCGCGCGTTCGTCTGCACCGGGGCACTCGCTCGGGGCCTGCCGCCGCACCGGGTGGAGTTGCTGACGTTGGCGGTCAGTGAGCTGGCCACCAACACCTTGCAGCACACGACCGGCGGCGGCCGGGTCCGGCTCTGGGCCGAGGCCGATCAGCTGATCTGCGATGTCGTCGACCAGGGGCCGATGCGGGCGTTCGGCCGCGACATGCCGCCGGCCGACGCGGTACGGGGTCGAGGGCTGGCGATCGTCGAGCAGGTCTGCGACGAGGTCGCCGTGCTGGCCGAGCCGGAGGGGACGGTCGTCCGCATCCGGCTCGGCCTGTGA
- a CDS encoding nuclear transport factor 2 family protein — protein MAVDLPDVIDRYFRAVDDGNLDAFVACFTDTASVADEDRLHEGRAAIRAWRERTTAAYSYTAEPVKVTPQAGDSYLVLTRVSGSFPGSPIELRYRFTLRDGLIGALNIRP, from the coding sequence ATGGCGGTCGACCTGCCCGACGTGATCGACCGGTACTTCCGGGCCGTCGACGACGGCAACCTGGACGCGTTCGTCGCCTGCTTCACGGACACCGCGAGCGTGGCCGACGAGGATCGGCTGCACGAGGGACGGGCCGCGATCCGCGCCTGGCGGGAGCGGACGACGGCGGCGTACTCGTACACCGCCGAGCCGGTGAAGGTCACGCCGCAGGCGGGCGACTCGTACCTGGTGCTCACCCGGGTGTCGGGCAGCTTTCCCGGCAGCCCGATCGAGCTGCGATACCGGTTCACGCTGCGCGACGGTCTGATCGGCGCCCTGAACATCCGCCCGTAG
- a CDS encoding DUF2267 domain-containing protein, translated as MAELTFVDKVAARAGVPPEQARPLTEAVLRTLTERLSGGEAAELAPHLAPELSPLLVKAVEPPEAFGYDEFMRRVADRAGTDRSAAERGVRAVLQTMHRVVGHREFEDVLAQLPADLGALAQPLPQGP; from the coding sequence ATGGCCGAGCTGACGTTCGTCGACAAGGTTGCGGCACGGGCGGGTGTTCCGCCGGAGCAGGCGCGCCCGCTGACCGAGGCCGTTCTGCGTACCCTCACCGAGCGGCTCAGCGGCGGGGAGGCGGCCGAGTTGGCCCCCCACCTGGCCCCTGAGCTGAGCCCGCTGCTGGTCAAGGCCGTCGAGCCGCCGGAAGCATTCGGCTACGACGAGTTCATGCGGCGGGTGGCTGACCGTGCCGGGACGGATCGATCCGCCGCCGAGCGGGGCGTCCGGGCCGTACTTCAGACGATGCACCGGGTGGTCGGGCACCGGGAGTTCGAGGACGTGCTGGCCCAACTGCCGGCCGACCTGGGGGCGCTGGCCCAGCCGTTGCCGCAGGGCCCCTGA
- a CDS encoding ricin-type beta-trefoil lectin domain protein, with the protein MGTRLLRRFRSPVLGALALVLAAGFWADPADAAPEQEPGVTLRVFDVQVPLSELCTLKPAQTPNVDKLMSTINWTSTADFGFDNYFASQVLGNITTTEAGSYTFRLSSDDGSKLSIDNAVVINHDGLHGATPPKEGTVTLTAGLHPLRIDHFERDGGQQITLEWKTPGSSSFVVVPNSALSTDAGVVRVTAPGRKECEGVTDSPGDGLPLTAVHPGYTLTNLRPTGFQPKVTGMDWLADGRLVISTWGGSDQSGTSQDGEVWIMGNTGGATGPGNVTTKKIAGGLKEPMGLKIVDGVVYVSEKQRLTRLLDTTGDEVADRLDTVATWPYGGNFHEFAFGLLYQDGFFYLNLSVSINSGGATTNPQPAVNRGTTLKVNKDTGAVSYVAGGLRTPHGIGWGPEGGIFVTDNQGGWLPSSKLVHIKQGRFFNHYMNPAGPFDTNPVTAPVLWMPQNEIANSPSTPLYLTSGRYAGQFVIGDVTYGGLQRAYVEKVNGEYQGALFRLTQGLEAGVSEVNLGPDGAIYVGGLGAGGNWGQTGKLSYGLQKLTPNSTNAFEMLAMRATEAGFELEYTQPVSAETAAELAARYKVKQWRYQPTASYGGPKIDEETLTVTSATLSADGKKVTLAVNGRKAGRVVHLRSPRPFTSTSGQSLWSTEAWYTLNAIPGSTPPPTSGPITGIGGKCLDISNSGTADGTKIQLYTCNGTGAQSWSRVGDTYRALGKCLDVDNGGTANGTKVQLWTCNGTGAQVWQRQSDGSIRNPQSGKVLEVAGAGTANGTQIQIGTWANGAHQKWVVSVG; encoded by the coding sequence ATGGGCACACGGCTGCTACGCCGATTCCGCAGTCCTGTCCTGGGCGCACTGGCACTCGTCCTCGCCGCCGGCTTCTGGGCCGACCCGGCCGACGCCGCCCCCGAGCAGGAACCGGGCGTCACGCTGCGCGTCTTCGACGTGCAGGTTCCGCTCTCCGAACTCTGCACCCTCAAGCCCGCGCAGACCCCGAACGTGGACAAGCTGATGTCCACGATCAACTGGACGTCGACCGCCGACTTCGGCTTCGACAACTACTTCGCCTCGCAGGTGCTCGGCAACATCACCACCACCGAGGCCGGCAGCTACACGTTCCGGCTGAGCAGCGACGACGGATCCAAGCTGTCGATCGACAACGCCGTGGTGATCAACCACGACGGCCTGCACGGCGCGACGCCGCCCAAGGAGGGCACCGTCACCCTCACCGCCGGGCTGCACCCGCTGCGGATCGATCATTTCGAGCGCGACGGCGGGCAGCAGATCACCCTGGAGTGGAAGACGCCCGGCTCGTCGTCCTTCGTTGTCGTGCCGAACTCGGCGCTGAGCACCGACGCCGGTGTGGTCCGGGTGACCGCGCCGGGCCGCAAGGAGTGCGAGGGGGTCACCGACTCCCCCGGTGACGGCCTGCCGCTGACCGCTGTGCACCCCGGCTACACGCTGACCAACCTGCGGCCCACCGGCTTCCAGCCGAAGGTCACCGGGATGGACTGGCTCGCCGACGGTCGACTGGTCATCTCCACCTGGGGCGGCAGCGACCAGTCCGGCACCTCCCAGGACGGCGAGGTGTGGATCATGGGCAACACCGGCGGCGCGACCGGGCCGGGCAACGTGACCACCAAGAAGATCGCCGGGGGCCTCAAGGAACCGATGGGGCTCAAGATCGTTGACGGGGTGGTCTACGTCTCGGAGAAGCAGCGGCTGACCCGGCTGCTGGACACCACCGGCGACGAGGTGGCCGACCGCCTCGACACCGTCGCCACCTGGCCGTACGGCGGGAACTTCCACGAGTTCGCGTTCGGCCTGCTCTACCAGGACGGGTTCTTCTACCTGAACCTCTCGGTGTCGATCAACTCCGGTGGCGCCACCACCAACCCGCAGCCGGCCGTGAACCGCGGCACCACCCTCAAGGTCAACAAGGACACCGGCGCGGTCAGCTACGTCGCCGGAGGGTTGCGGACCCCGCACGGCATCGGCTGGGGCCCGGAGGGCGGCATCTTCGTCACCGACAACCAGGGCGGCTGGCTGCCCTCGTCGAAGTTGGTGCACATCAAGCAGGGTCGGTTCTTCAACCACTACATGAACCCGGCCGGCCCGTTCGACACCAACCCGGTCACCGCGCCGGTGCTCTGGATGCCGCAGAACGAGATCGCCAACTCACCCAGCACCCCGCTGTACCTGACCAGCGGCCGGTACGCCGGCCAGTTCGTCATCGGCGACGTGACCTACGGCGGCCTCCAGAGGGCCTACGTGGAGAAGGTCAACGGCGAGTACCAGGGCGCCCTGTTCCGGCTCACCCAGGGCCTGGAGGCGGGCGTCTCCGAGGTGAACCTCGGCCCGGACGGCGCGATCTACGTCGGCGGGCTCGGCGCGGGCGGCAACTGGGGTCAGACCGGCAAGCTGTCGTACGGCCTGCAGAAGCTCACCCCGAACAGCACCAACGCCTTCGAGATGCTGGCCATGCGGGCCACCGAGGCCGGCTTCGAGTTGGAGTACACCCAGCCGGTCTCGGCGGAGACCGCCGCCGAGCTGGCCGCGCGCTACAAGGTCAAGCAGTGGCGGTACCAGCCGACGGCCAGCTACGGCGGCCCGAAGATCGACGAGGAGACGCTGACCGTCACCTCGGCCACCCTCTCGGCGGACGGGAAGAAGGTCACCCTGGCCGTCAACGGTCGCAAGGCCGGCCGGGTGGTGCATCTGCGCTCGCCGCGCCCGTTCACCTCCACCAGCGGCCAGTCGCTCTGGAGCACCGAGGCGTGGTACACGCTCAACGCCATCCCGGGCAGCACCCCGCCACCGACCAGCGGGCCCATCACCGGGATCGGCGGCAAGTGCCTGGACATCAGCAACTCCGGCACCGCGGACGGCACGAAGATCCAGCTCTACACCTGCAACGGCACCGGCGCGCAGTCGTGGAGCCGGGTCGGCGACACCTACCGGGCGCTGGGCAAGTGCCTGGACGTGGACAACGGCGGCACCGCCAACGGCACGAAGGTCCAGCTCTGGACCTGCAACGGCACCGGCGCGCAGGTTTGGCAGAGGCAGTCCGACGGCTCGATCCGCAACCCGCAGTCGGGCAAGGTGCTGGAGGTCGCTGGCGCGGGCACCGCCAACGGCACCCAGATCCAGATCGGCACCTGGGCGAACGGCGCCCACCAGAAGTGGGTGGTCAGCGTCGGCTGA
- a CDS encoding copper resistance CopC family protein — MRSRLVTARHLLSRAVAALAATLVVTLLLPAVPASAHGQLATSTPLTGTVVREPLAQVALYFTEKPASNAHFTVTGPNGSRVDNGWSYGEPKRLDKPVQEYFMVNGVFEPRLYHAGFPAMVSVAHWPAKGRYTASYLSVASDGEAVRGSVTFDYQGSGTAAPAGWTAPTDGPAPTLLALVEGTPSASPGAVGASPDTGATGGPASEPASATGKESGGGLPPWLVPALIVVVVAVVVLVAARRRPAGATPSRRPATVARKPGTPARKPGNRAGGPARRGRR; from the coding sequence ATGCGATCGAGGCTGGTCACTGCCCGTCACCTTCTGAGCCGTGCCGTGGCGGCGCTGGCCGCGACGTTGGTGGTGACGCTGCTGCTGCCGGCCGTTCCGGCGTCCGCGCACGGCCAGTTGGCGACCTCGACCCCGCTGACCGGCACGGTGGTCCGCGAGCCGTTGGCGCAGGTGGCGTTGTACTTCACCGAGAAGCCGGCGTCCAACGCCCACTTCACCGTCACCGGGCCGAACGGGTCCCGAGTGGACAACGGCTGGTCGTACGGCGAGCCGAAGCGGTTGGACAAGCCGGTCCAGGAGTACTTCATGGTCAACGGGGTCTTCGAGCCGCGGCTGTACCACGCCGGCTTCCCTGCCATGGTGTCCGTGGCGCACTGGCCGGCGAAGGGTCGGTACACCGCCAGCTACCTGTCCGTCGCCTCCGACGGTGAAGCGGTGCGTGGCAGCGTCACATTCGACTACCAGGGCTCCGGCACGGCGGCGCCGGCCGGTTGGACGGCACCCACCGACGGGCCCGCACCCACGCTGCTCGCCCTGGTCGAGGGCACCCCGTCGGCGAGTCCCGGCGCCGTCGGCGCGAGCCCCGACACGGGCGCGACCGGCGGCCCGGCGAGCGAGCCGGCCAGCGCCACGGGGAAAGAGTCGGGCGGTGGGTTGCCGCCGTGGCTGGTGCCGGCCCTGATCGTCGTGGTGGTCGCCGTTGTCGTGCTGGTGGCGGCCCGCCGCCGACCCGCCGGTGCCACTCCGAGCCGCCGGCCCGCCACCGTTGCCCGCAAACCTGGCACCCCCGCCCGCAAACCCGGCAACCGGGCTGGTGGTCCGGCCCGGCGTGGGCGGCGGTAG
- a CDS encoding nucleotidyltransferase domain-containing protein: MDTDLRRYLDELVDAAQGVLGDDLVGAYAAGSVGLGAYQAGRSDVDVALVCAGPLTEADKRALVARLRHEALPCPARGLELVAYQRAVAAAGSPEPGFEVELNTGSGMTFRCTLDPADRPATDGRFWYGLDRSILHQSGLPLLGPPAGEVFADLDPTDLRRLLIEALTWWLALPTPPDDQPAPGAEDAVLGACRSLVRHRDGVWLSKAAAGQRLIDAGEPAEVIRRAVAARHGGPPPSGAQARAFQHRVRAEIAGQPD; the protein is encoded by the coding sequence GTGGACACGGATCTTCGCCGCTACCTCGACGAGCTGGTCGACGCCGCCCAGGGCGTGCTCGGCGACGACCTGGTGGGCGCGTACGCGGCCGGCTCGGTGGGGCTCGGCGCGTACCAGGCCGGACGCAGCGATGTGGACGTGGCGCTGGTCTGCGCCGGGCCGCTGACCGAGGCAGACAAGCGGGCGCTGGTGGCGCGGCTGCGACACGAGGCGCTGCCCTGTCCGGCACGCGGGCTGGAGTTGGTCGCGTACCAACGGGCGGTGGCCGCCGCCGGTAGCCCGGAGCCCGGCTTCGAGGTCGAGCTGAACACCGGCTCCGGAATGACGTTCCGGTGCACCCTCGACCCGGCGGACCGGCCGGCGACCGACGGCCGGTTCTGGTACGGGCTGGACCGCAGCATCCTGCACCAGAGCGGGCTGCCACTACTCGGGCCGCCAGCCGGCGAGGTCTTCGCGGACCTCGACCCGACCGACCTGCGTCGCCTGCTGATCGAGGCGCTGACCTGGTGGCTGGCCCTGCCAACGCCGCCGGACGACCAGCCGGCGCCCGGCGCGGAGGACGCGGTGCTCGGTGCCTGCCGGTCGTTGGTACGCCACCGCGACGGCGTCTGGCTGTCAAAGGCGGCGGCCGGGCAGCGGCTGATCGACGCCGGAGAGCCGGCCGAGGTGATCCGTCGGGCGGTCGCCGCGCGGCACGGCGGGCCGCCACCCAGCGGCGCCCAGGCGCGCGCCTTCCAGCACCGGGTCCGCGCCGAGATCGCCGGCCAGCCCGACTAG
- a CDS encoding dihydrolipoyl dehydrogenase family protein, translating into MTDRPEEFDLLVVGGGKAGKTLSMDVARSGRRVALVERGMIGGSCINVACIPTKALVTSARAARQLRGAAALGLVVEGGRVDVDLLRAHKQDVVEGMVAANRQQFLDSGLHLVIGQARFVGPRTVRVSLADGGERLLRGADVVVNTGTRPHLPSVPGMAEARVLTSDSLLHLDRLPPRLVVLGGGTVGVEFAQMFASFGSTVTVIEGGPRLLGREDSDVSNAVLQVFLDDGIDVRVGVTVARVDRNADGTVQVTLDDGSLVTGDDVLVAAGRAPVTDELGLDAAGVRLNDRGFVVVDEYLRTSAERTWAAGDVAGTPQFTHASLDDYRIIRANLAGEQRSTAGRLIPYTVFTTPELARVGLTESEARRAGYEVQVAHLPVAAIPRARTLRQTEGMWKAVVDARTDQILGAALLGAEAGEVITSVQLAMLAGMPWTALRDAIITHPTMAEGLNLLFASLQSRPVR; encoded by the coding sequence GTGACCGACCGACCGGAGGAGTTCGACCTGCTGGTCGTCGGCGGCGGCAAGGCCGGCAAGACGCTGAGCATGGACGTCGCTCGGTCCGGACGCCGGGTGGCCCTGGTCGAACGCGGCATGATCGGCGGCAGCTGCATCAACGTCGCGTGCATCCCGACCAAGGCGCTGGTAACCAGCGCCCGCGCGGCCCGACAGCTGCGTGGCGCCGCCGCGCTCGGCCTGGTGGTGGAGGGCGGCCGGGTCGACGTGGACCTCCTGCGGGCGCACAAACAGGACGTCGTCGAGGGGATGGTCGCCGCCAACCGGCAGCAGTTCCTCGACTCCGGTCTGCACCTGGTGATCGGTCAGGCCCGGTTCGTCGGCCCCCGGACCGTGCGGGTGTCGCTGGCCGACGGCGGCGAACGGCTGCTGCGCGGCGCCGACGTGGTGGTCAACACGGGCACCCGCCCGCACCTGCCGTCCGTACCCGGGATGGCCGAGGCGAGGGTGTTGACCAGCGACAGCCTGCTTCACCTAGACCGGCTGCCGCCACGACTGGTGGTGCTCGGCGGTGGCACCGTCGGGGTGGAGTTCGCGCAGATGTTCGCGTCGTTCGGCAGCACCGTGACGGTGATCGAGGGTGGTCCCCGTCTACTCGGCCGCGAGGACTCCGACGTCAGCAACGCGGTGCTGCAGGTGTTCCTCGACGACGGCATCGACGTGCGCGTCGGCGTGACGGTTGCCCGAGTCGACCGCAACGCCGACGGCACGGTCCAGGTCACTCTCGACGACGGGAGCCTGGTGACCGGGGACGACGTGCTCGTGGCGGCCGGCCGGGCGCCGGTCACCGACGAGCTCGGGCTGGATGCCGCCGGCGTCCGGCTCAACGATCGGGGCTTCGTGGTGGTCGACGAGTACCTGCGCACCAGCGCCGAGCGGACCTGGGCGGCCGGGGACGTCGCCGGCACTCCCCAGTTCACCCACGCCTCGCTCGACGACTACCGGATCATCCGGGCGAACCTGGCGGGTGAGCAGCGCAGCACCGCGGGTCGGCTCATCCCGTACACCGTCTTCACCACCCCGGAGCTTGCCCGGGTCGGGCTCACCGAGAGCGAGGCGCGCCGCGCCGGGTACGAGGTCCAGGTGGCCCATCTGCCGGTGGCCGCGATCCCCCGGGCACGTACGTTGCGCCAGACCGAGGGCATGTGGAAGGCAGTGGTCGACGCCCGCACCGACCAGATCCTGGGTGCGGCGCTGCTCGGCGCCGAGGCCGGTGAGGTCATCACGTCGGTGCAGTTGGCCATGCTCGCCGGGATGCCGTGGACCGCGCTGCGGGATGCGATCATCACCCACCCGACCATGGCCGAGGGCCTCAACCTGCTCTTCGCGTCGCTCCAGTCCCGCCCGGTCCGCTGA